A stretch of DNA from Sugiyamaella lignohabitans strain CBS 10342 chromosome B, complete sequence:
TATTCAAGTCCCATAAACTGAGATAAGCACTCTCTGTGAAAGCTCATGGACTACGGAGCTGGAAGCTTCTCCAAGTAATAACGTATATAGCTCGTACAAATCATTCAACtaaaacaataacaatgcAAAATAAACAAGAGGCATACTAGTGGATAGCTACAAGCTGCCACATACATATCGAGAATTGGGAGCAGTTCTTactcctcttcatcctcgtcatcttcgtcctcaAAATTGTCGGACTCATCTCCATCGTCCTCCATGacgtcttcatcttccatCGAGTCATCAGCAGATTCATACCAAAAATCGTCATCTACGACGTCATCACGAGGCTCTGCTGGCTTGGGTGCAACATATGCCTCCGACTCAAGCAAAGGCATTTTGAAGTCTTTGGGGATATTTTGCTTAGAAGCAGCTACGTCTTGAGCAACTCTCTTGTTGTACGAAGGGCGGTCTTTACGCCAAGCAACCGCAGCATCAACATTAGCAGGCGAGTTGATATTTGGATCTGACAAAAGTGACACAATCGAGATAAGCACTGTTTCAACAGATTGAGCCGGACTCCAGGTCTCACCATCAGGCTCATCTGTGGTGGCATCTCCTGATTTATGGAGGATAGAGATACATATAAGACCATCCTTATACACATTCGGATGATAAATAGGGGGGTTAAATCGAAACCTTGGAGGTGAAAATGGGTAATCTTTGGGGAACATTAACTGTGCCTGAGTAAAGGTTAGTTCTCTATACACACACAACCGGCTAGCACTAGGAAACCATAGGGCTCCTcatttcaaaaaaatttcctTACCTTAAAGTACCCTCCATGGTATGGCGAGTCTTCGCTAAGAACCATAACACCGACGTTCCAGTGGTAAatatcctcatcatccaaCTACGGCCATGTTAGTAAAGTCAAACAAATAATTATCTGAAACAAGATAGCTGTGTGAAATTTTTAGACTTCGGAGCTTCCGCTTTAAAATCGTCGCGGGCCCTTTCGCCTCATCCACGATGTGAAGAACTACTTACTGTAATGTGAAAGGAAGGAATAGCCTTTTTGGGGTCAGTCAGTTCTCTAaactgcttcatcagcagcgaTGCACTCGCAGGATTTGATCCGTTCATGTTCCTCCTCTCCACAATAGATCTTATATTGATAACGGTGGGTTCCCTCGGATTATTCAAGTTCCGATTATTGAAATTCTCAGCGAGTCAACAGATTTTTCACGGAATATTTTAAAATATCCCACTATCGACAGGTACGTTCGCTTCAACCGCTTCGGCCTTAAATATACTCTACAAAACTTGTTTTATCGCACTccaagttttttttttggatcttTGGCACTCTAagtaaaaacaaaactaTTGATCGTTCGCCCAGTTTACGTCCTACGACTGCTTCAGCTGTTAAGTTTGTATCTGTTTATAAGTGGGAGAACGATCTGGcgctgttgcttcttctaaGGGCTTCCTCTTGTCACTAGTGGTAATCTGCCCTACTTCTGTTATTAGTTAGTTTGTAAGATGTTTCTGCGTACAgatgccgctgccgctgctgatATATTTGGCGCGCTCGCGCGATATCTTTCCTGGTTGATGTGACGATTGAGATCTGTAGCGGTTGTTGCGTGATTTTACGGCCCTACCGATAAGGTGGGCCTCTGGGCTCAGGTTAAGGTATATGCAGCAAAACGTAAAATCCCATCTTGTGTTTATCTCAAGTGATAACGCCTTATTGCTTATAGGCTTATAGGTGTGAAAACAATTATCAAAGTAAAAAAAGGGAATACGTTTTTGCAAGAATAAGAATAGCCAAGTGTGCAGCTTATGCTAGTGAAATCCAATACTGAGTACCGCATCATATGGGTATTGATGCCTTCTAATGTCAATTGACCGGCGGAGCAGCCAGTGAAAAAGTCAACAGACTTGAGCAAAAGGCATAGTTAGTGTAACTGTGCTTACTTTGTACTTGGTATTTGCTGGGTACGTACTTCGTACTTACTTGgtatgtatttatttactcATATTGATACCCGCCTGCAGATAAACTCGATTGTTATACGCGCCGAGGTCTTTTGTTACTATAAAAAAGGATATATCGAACAGCATTTCTGAAATGAAGTACGCTAGTCTAAATTTATTTAGAAAACTAGTGGATTAGCCGTTCCGAGAGCTTAAGTGTATAGCATAGGTCTCTGCCATCAGGAAACTTTCAGTTTGATTCTGACTTTAGATGGGCCAAACTTCAGCTCGGCATTATCTCACGTGATGACGATTGCGGGGTACAGATGCTTAGTTGCGAGAAACGGTGGACATACGCACTTATCTGCAAGCAACGGTAACCGGAAAGTGGGTTGattatatatacttttcaGGAGCATCGAACTTTGTCTAGAGAATTCAAATACCTGGTCAAGTGCTTTTTGGAAAAATTCGTGAGAGAATTTGATCCTAGTGGTGTGATTTTGAAACGGTTAATTATATTGTTTTGAATTTAAATAAGAGGAAAACGGAAGTTTAGATTAGACTTTGTGCTTTGTTTGATACCGGCAAATAACCGAATCGCCCGAGGTTGCTAACCGTTTGAATTTGGACATCAAAGTGGATCATGCCTGAGAAATCAGTCAAGAAGAGGATTCAGCCCAGTGATATCCCACCATTAGCCAATGCATTTTCTGGAGCGGTAGGTGGTGCGGTTGCCAACTTGGCTGTATTCCCATTGGATCTTGTAACTACGCGATTCCAGGTGCAAACAAAGCTAGACACTGCTGAAAAGTACGATGGACTTGTTGATGCATTTATAAAGATTTATAAAGCTGATGGTATCGCAGGATTTTACGATGGAGCTGTAAGTGATACAGTAGCAACTACGGCTCAGGCGTTCTTCTATTTCTTTGCGTATGATGCGCTCAGATCAAAGAGGCTCTCTCAACATGCCAGAAAACTGGGAGGTGTTGCTCCATCGACTCTTGGTGTTGGTGAAGAGCTAGCTATTGGATCCCTGGCAGGAATTTTTGCAAAGTTTTTTATATCGCCTTTGAATAATATAGTGGCAAGACAACAGACATCTGCATTGGTTAAGAAAGAACTAGATGAATCAAATGCATCTGAGAAGCCTTCCAACGCTATTAAGCAAAGTCACCATGATTCTGCTATTGAAATTGTCAAGGCGATTTACAAGGAGCGTGGCTTTCTCGGATTCTGGTCTGGATACAAGGCTACGGTTTTGCTGTCTATCAATCCATCGTTGACCTACTACTTTTTCCAACTATTCACTGCCGTTCTTATTCCCAAACGTCGTCGTAAGAACCCTACAAGTGTAgaaatcttcttccttgcTGCATGGGCCAAGACCATTGCCACCTTAATCACCTATCCGATTATTCTTGCCAAAACTCGAATCCAGATCGTTCGAGCTACTAAGTCCGCCGGTTCTCTTTTCTCTCAAATTCTGAAAACGCTCGACTCCGAAGGTATTCAAGGACTCTACATGGGAGCCCGATCCCAGATTCTCAAAGGTTTCTTTAGCCAGGGAATCACCATGATGACCAAAGATCAAATTGCCCGTTTAATAATTTACGTCTACTTTGTGGGCAAGAAATATATCGTCTAGATACTAATAGATGCACTTTTGCTACGCTACACAAATATTTCGAGCCTCTTTCAGTAACTGGCTTCTTGATTAGACCCTGTGACTATCATCTCTCGAGAACAAATGGACTACCAGGAGAAATATCTCTCGACTCGAGTGAGGGCGACGGCCCCTGTTCTCTGGCACACCTGCAACTGCACGTGATTTTCGGATAAAAAGCTCGTCACGAAGATCATGTTGACAAAACATACCCCTGAAGAATTATACGCGATGATTTCTTCAGAAGTAGCCATTTCGTGGTTTGCCGGCACTTTCCTGGTAATCTCACCCATCACCTCTTATATTGATACGGTTGTGAATATCTATCGGTCGCAATCGTCAGCAGGGTTCTCTCTAGATGTATGCGCTATTATGCTTATCTCGAGCTTTCTTAAGATATTCTTCTACTTAGGCCGGCCATATGAGTATTCTTTATATTTACAAGCTTGGGTAATGATATTAATTCAGCTAGTGCTATTGAAGCTTGCATTGGATAATAGACCGCGCCAGTGGATTGGCGGCCCTCTGGATCATGACCCAAATCATCTTGCTGCAGGTGCCAGATTTGTTTCAGTTCGACCTATGAATTTCTGGGCCTGGGAGAatccaaaatattattggAGCTTCTTATTACGTTTGGTGGGTGTTCTTGTAGTTCTTCAACTATTGTTTGGCAGACTACAATTTTACGTAGAATCCATTGGCCTCATTGGTTTATTAATAGAGGCAGTGCTACCACTGCCCCAAATATTTACGAATGCTGCCCGTGGCTCTGTAGATGGCTTTCGACCTTCTCTTCTAATCTCATGGCTGGGTGGTGACATCTCCAAATTAAcattttttgcattttctaTGGCACGTGGCTCATCTAGCGTAGCTCCTCAATTCCTAATATGTGCTTGCATTCAGGCATCGTTCGACGCATTTATCGGAGTACAGTATTATATGTATTCTACAGGACGGTGGACAGCATCGAAGGAGCAAGATGTTATTGCCTCTCGCCAGCGAGCTAACAGTCTAAAGCATATGGAACCCAGGCCATAGAATTCCAACACAACGGATAGATTTGTCGAATGATACATTGTGAGGCCTGTGAagataaattaatttgCATGACATAGTATAAAAGTTCAACTCATTAATGATGGCTATGATATTATGCGGATGTTGGAGCTGCAGACGTACCTGGTAAACCTTCATCTCTTGACATAGaatcctcttcttcaaactcGTCGTCAGAAGGCTCACCGTCTTGTTCGAGGCTGACATCCTTGTTCTCTCCCGTAACGTGCTTTCTTCGAGATCGACCCAACTTCTCGCACCAGCTTTCAGCTTTCTCAAGTGTTTCATCAACAATAGATGTAATTTGATCTAGCATTAATAGACTTTCTCTTGCCAGTGATAGAACTCTGCCTCCAATCTCTACATCTGAGTGGGCCAAATTAGCAgctcttgctgctgctacctgCTCCTCAGTCAGATGAATACTTGTTGCAGCAGTAGATTCTGCCCCTGGGGATTTGAGGTCAGGAGAGGCCTCTGATTCAGCAGTACCTGAGCGGGCATTCACACTTTCAGTGTCACTTTCAGAACCAACCCCATTGAACTCATACCCTGATGTGCTTCGTTTATGAAAACCAGCTCCAGTAGCCCTGGTTGCGTTACCAGTGGCCCACGCGCTGCCTGAACTGGCTGCCATCATTGTGGCCCTTGGAGTTCCTGGAGTTCCTGGTGTGAGTGGAGTCCTTGGAGTATGTGATAATGTCAGAGCCCATTTGGCAGGTAGTCTTAGAATATAGTTACGAACATGAGTTCTTGCTGGTTCAGGTAATGAGTTTCCGGCAAAGTTAGAAACAACAGTTACAACTTTCTTAACTGTGGTAATGATATCCTGTttaatagcagcaatagTGTATTTCTTTGGAGGTTTTCTGTCTGCAGGAACATGATTTGAAGCAATCTGTTGAGCCATAGCATGTGCAGCTTCCTCATCTAATAGTTCTTGGAGCATATTTACTTTTGAAGCGAGGTGAGCGTTGGCTAGTTTCAAAAAGCGAAGGCAATACCGTAACCTCTGACGAGATTCGGACGATAATGAAGCAAGAGATGTAGCTGTCACCAAAACCCTTCTCCATTTTGGCTTGCCTGACGATGGGTTCGAggttgttgaagatgttgaagaagtgCGCATTAGAGAAGCAAGTGAACTTGACGATGCCGAGGTGCTAATCGTATGCGAACTATTTGGCGTACTACTACCAGATATAGAACcttccttttctttatttctATCTCTGTCTTTCTCACGTCGGTCTCCTTTGGGGATGATAACAGCCTcaatcttttcagcagAGTACTTGAATCGAGGTGAGTACGATTTTGAGgaattataaatattgaCAGCTGATGACACTAGAGGATGCGATGACACTTTTGTAAGTAATGAGCTTGTTGGGTTTGAATTTGCAGAAGCCCTAGGGGGCGGTGGGGGTGAAACGCTGGTTCTAGCACTGTCTCGAAGAGATTCCAACacttctgctgccagttggtcttcttgactCGGCATGTTGAAAAAAGAGGGTATTACTAGTACTTCGCAAGGATAGTGATTATAGCCAACAATAGAGGAGAGTTTGTCGAATAGAAAGTTGAAATACGGCGGTAGATTCAAGCGAAATAAGGATGTTCGAGCACTATCGCAATCCTGTTTTCTTGTATACGCCTGAAGTGAAAGTCCGCGATATGATTCTAGATTTTCAGTGCTTTATATCTTTTAAGCCCAGGAAGGGGCCCTAAAAATTGAAACTTCTTGTTTTGTCCCTAAATATCGGGTCGTTTGTTAACAAATTCTATCGAAATTTTGGAAAAAAATGTGTGAATGATAGTTGTTATCTGACTAGGTATTTTGAATCTATGCATGTGAAAGCATCAGCCgtgtattttattttctgatcACATGCAAAAGTTACCGATTAGGGCGAGCGGTTTTCGGCATTGAATTGGGGTTGAGATGTTCAAAAAGACTCCATATAATAAAGATTAGGAAAAACTTCAAGTATCAGGTGATCTTTAGAGGGTATTCAACATCTTTATATTCTGAGGGTACTCATTTTTGGGCTGGATAGAAAGTAAAAGTAGACGAAAGGGCTTGAAAGTTGAGTGTGAACCCTGCAGCAACTGGCTGCATGGTAGTGCTTCATGAATACTAAGGGTATGAAAATCATCTCGAACCCGTGGCCAGCAAAAAATGTAACAGGCGTTCGGCAGCTATTAAAGCTAAGATTGCTCTCTAAATTGTATAGGGAAATGGCAACCATTAATACTGACCAGATGCTCCAAGAGAGAGGAATAAAGCCTATTTTCTTCGTTGCTTTCAAAACCTGGGTTGATCCCTACTGCATTTGCCCTAACATGAAACCCTTGAGTTGACCCAGTAATGACAGAAGATATAAATGACCAACTTAGTTATAAattataaattaataatacTGTTATAACTGTTACTATTACAATGAATTATTTCAATCATTCTGGCTTAAACTTCAAACTAACACTGTTAACACAATGCCTAGCATCGGTTGGCGTTTTGTATCCTTCGCCATAGAATACATGACCAAGATGACCACCACAATTGGCGCACACCATTTCAGTACGCTCCATGCCATGTGAACTATCTCTGTTAAGACGAATTGAGCCTGGAATTGCCTCGTAGAAAGCGGGCCAGCCGCAGTGACTGTCAAACTTGGTGCTACTTCTATACAAAGGCTCGTTGCAAGCAGCACAATTGTAAATGCCATTGGCCTTATGATTGTTGTATTCACCGGTACCAGGTGCTTCAGTTCCTTTCTGGCGTAAGATTCTGAATTGTTCAGGAGAGAGAACTGCCTTCCATTCTTGTGGGGTCTTAGATACGGGGAAACTATTGTCAGACATTGTATTTGCGGATGTTTGGAAGTTGTAGTGGAACACTGTTGGAATTGATCTCGAACCAACTTTAGCTAGTCTTTGtctgttgaagaaaatggatCTGGAAAGGGTCAAGCGAgtcatatatatatatatacatatgTATATGTGAGCTACAATATTTTGCCTTCTTGAAGACTGATCTAATTGCTGTGAACCAATCCATATTATAGCCGCACCTGGGGCTTGCTTACTTAAGTACAGAAGATGTGGAGAAGGTAACACGCAGCTAACTGCGCCCTCTTTTTAGATCCGCGGGTCAATCCGTTCGAGACCAAAGCGAGACTGAGAAATACGAAATTCGACAATGGCAGTGCTGAGGTCATGCTTTTGACTGTTACTACCCCAAGACTGCCTAGTAGACAGAACTCGACGTTGGAGTCTGAATTAGGAAATATGCCTCAAGTTAAGGGGGTGGAAATTTTCTACAATAATCCGACGTCGTTCTGGTGGAAAGCTCTGAATATCATCAAGTTGACGGTTGACAGTCGCTATTCTTGTACCTGTATTTATGTTTGTAAATGGATTTGATATCGATGCTAACAGTTTCTTTCAAGCGTGAGGCAAGATGTTGCAATCGCTGTGTGGAGTCATACCCCCTTATTGTGCTCCAGTAACGAATAACATCATTTCGGATTGGAGGTAAAACCATGCTAGATACCACCTGTTTCGCTATTAAAAGGCTCGTTTCACTGGCGTAGTCGCCAAATAAAGCCGATAAGTATGCTCCGTAACATTCAGCAAGGTTGTCATCTCCCTGAATAAGCTGGTAGTGTTGTTCAAAGAAACGGATGGGATCCGTTTCCATAGAAATGTAAGCCTTTTTAATCAGATCTGCTCTTAGATATGGGTCCATATGTGATTgaatgagaagaaagaaagatgGTTGGGTGGGTTCATGACTCTCAGTTATTGCATAAATAGCCCTTTGCGTGTGTAACTAGGGGTAAATGTAACTACACAGAAGAGGCGAGGATCATGCATCTTGAGATCATTTGAGACGCATATTTGTACCGAAAATCGGCGAAAAAACGGCATACTCAAACCCCTCCCAACAAAACTCTGCGAATTGTACTTTATAGCTTTTAAAAAACAATCTCTGGATATATATGACAAATATACATTGTAAGGAATCGTCTTCTTATCTACTTCTCGATGTGGACCATAGTTAAGCAggaaatataatattttcgGACCTGCATAGTCGATAAGATAACGTGTCTTAAGTGTATGCGCACAGTCACCGCGGTTCCGGTGGTTCTGCGAAGACGCTGCAAAGGCGGCAATTGATGCAATAGAAAGAATCCCTCAAATAGCAAGCAAGAGCATAAGCAGGATGTTGCGCTCAAAAAATAGATCCGACAAGATAGGTTTAAGTGATTCCAGATTCACGAAGTCAGtctttgaaaaaattagttgaaaaaaaagacgAGTAGCAATTATACTGAACACAatttttgatattcaaCTACGAATTGTTCGTTTGAGCTTTGCAATATACTAGGTCCCACAAAGGAAAATTGGTCACAAgtagtcaaaaaaaaataaaaatgcaaaaagtATAACGTCACAGACAGGACTCGAACCTGCGCGGGCAAAACCCACTGCCTGGCTAACTTGTATGTATAGCAGGGCAACGCCTTAAAACCACTCGGCCACTGTGACCCAATTTGGAAAAACAGTTTCGCGCTTCTACATGAACTTGTCTGTGATAGTCAAGTTTCAAACTTCACCAAGCCAGTTtgacccaaaaaaaattgatttTTTACTTGAAAACTGTCAGGTAGATGGTCTGTTAAAATATTCTTGAGCTAGCGACTTCGGAGAATGCATGGATTCAAGGATAGGCAAAAACATGCCCGAGTAGCGCAATTGGTTAACGCGTTAGACTTCTATGCTTGATAAAAGTTGGAATCTGAAGATTGTGAGTTCGACCCTCATCTCGGGTGtagcttctttttccttttgGCTCATATAATTCTGATTTGAATATGTGTTTCGATTTTCGCTATTACTTTTTTACAAGATACAGCTACAAATGTTTCTTCAAAACAATACTCCATTTTTATACATTTTATCTCGTAATATGCACCCCACTcttaatatataaaattaataagACTGAAActgattttttattatcattatttatattcaataAGCGAAGGTGTTTCCCTGGTTTCCCGGTTTCTCGTAATTTTACTTCAGCTGTGTCCCTTCACACCATCTCGTCCGGTATACACCAGGGACCATTTCTAGGGTCTTAGGACATGTTTAAACCCCCAGCTCAGACAATATCTAAACACAAATAGATAATAGACAAATTATTAAAACAATTAGTCGCAATGGCTAAAACAGATCACCATATAAAGTCGCTTCAGCCATTTCTTGACCTTTTAATAActgaagatcaagaaaaaaagaacgtGCACCCGAGATGAGGGTCGAACTCACAATCTTCAGATTCCAACTTTTATCAAAGTGTAGAAGTCTAACGCGTTAACCAATTGCGCTACTCGGGCAGGAAAATTTTGTGTTTGCAGGCCGTTATGCACTTTTGATTTAAGGTCGCATAACCGCCTAACCCGATGCATGAGCGCCGTTAGGACATTTTAATAGCATGTACCCTAGACGACGAGTGCATGCTGCAACCGGGTACAGATCAGAAAGGGCTCAACACCAATAGAGCTCTTAGAAAAGCGAAGTAATCATGATTGGCAATCTATTTTCTCGGCAATGCTAACCTCGCATTGTCGGCTTTTTAGATATTGCTTATCAGGATTAGCATTTTCTCCCTCTCGTTTTCACCATGGTAGTTGGCCAGTTTCTTATGCAAACGCTCTCggataaaaatatttttatagaATACACTTCCAAGTTACATTTTATTACTAATAATTACTCTGGGTTAGAAAAATTGGTGTTGTAAAATTCACCGATAGTTCTTGCCCCACCTGTAGGGCGCGCTCCTTCCATACGCCAAAAGTGCGGACCGTAACCGAGGAAACGGCTGAACTTTTACCAACATGGTGATATGGGCAAGGGCTTTAGGTACAGTACACGGAGCTCGGACAGTTAACAACTAATGATGAGATAAAGATTTACTCAAGCTCTAGTGGGGTGGCAACGGTTCTGAATTAGTATCACTGGCAGTGGAGCTTACATAAACATTTAGATTCCATCTTCAGCAGGGACGGTCGAGAATTAAAGGAGCTTTTAGCCAGATATTTAAGAACCAACAAAGATTTCGTGGCTAGTTCAATATCTGTTACCGATATTAAATACCAGCTTATAATCGGGCAGTGCTGTGCCTTTTAATGATCGCAACTAGTGAACGTCAATTACAGTGGCATTAGTCCTACTGAATCGACTGTTGAGTGATTAAATATTGAAAATTCTGGTAACTTGTACTCGAGACTGCGAAGCTCGAATTGTTCACAGTTTTGCTATATCTCGTGGTACAATCGGTGCTACTGCTGGCGGGTTATCGCTGAGACATCTCACAGATTTATATCTGCATTACTACAGGTTcgatattttgaaaacattTCGGTGCAATGTCTTCTGACGAAGAGATGGAAATACCTCACGGTGCTGAAGATGTGGGAGGATCAAGAGAAGACGTGTCACATTCAAAAGGTAATGAAAACAATGGCGGAGCTTCTTCCATGGCTAAGCGCCATGTGGCCTGCTCATTATGTCGTAAACGAAAGTTGAAATGCGATGGAAAACGACCAAAGTGCTCGACTTGTGCCAAACAGAATCATATTTGTGAATATACTGAGACATTCCGTAAGGCGGGTCCACGGAGAGGTTATGTCAAGACGTTAGAACAGAGAGTGAGCCAGCTGGAACAAATGCTAGCAGAAGCTACTACAAGAACATCTGTAGCACCGGTCAAGGCAGAATCTGCTATGCTTGATAATGACGACGACAATAATCCAGATAGTACATATAATATCGGAGCAGGCGATGTTTCGGTAGGTAGTGCCGGTCATGgggttggtggtgctatCACATCTGGACTTGGCATTCCAGTCGATCCAACTGAAAGCATTCTGAACGGCAATGAAAAAGGTTCTACTAATCCAGTTATTTTTAATGGTACTCAAGGCGATAATATTAACGGTATTGTCGGCTCTCTGGATCTGGACTGTAGAAATGATTTTTTGAATGGCCCCTACGATATGCAAATATCAAGCCTGAACATGGATGAGGCGCTACCCCCCGATGAAATGATTAAAGAGCTTCTTGAGATGTATTTCAATGGGTTGAATCGAATGATTCCATTAATTGATCGCACTAGATTTATGACAAGAATGTCACTAGTGCCCTCACAAAGACCAAAATTATTCCTACAATACGCCATTTTCCTAAAAGCAGCATGTACATCGGATAAGTACACATCATTAACACCTCTTTTTTACAAGCGCGCATGCAAATACATGAACAAGGCAGAGACGAGTTCAAGATTCAGAGATGTTGCCAG
This window harbors:
- the ANT1 gene encoding Ant1p (Peroxisomal adenine nucleotide transporter; involved in beta-oxidation of medium-chain fatty acid; required for peroxisome proliferation; GO_component: GO:0005737 - cytoplasm [Evidence IDA] [PMID 11914276]; GO_component: GO:0016021 - integral component of membrane [Evidence IEA]; GO_component: GO:0016021 - integral component of membrane [Evidence ISM] [PMID 12192589]; GO_component: GO:0005779 - integral component of peroxisomal membrane [Evidence IDA] [PMID 11566870]; GO_component: GO:0016020 - membrane [Evidence IEA]; GO_component: GO:0005778 - peroxisomal membrane [Evidence IEA]; GO_component: GO:0005777 - peroxisome [Evidence IEA]; GO_function: GO:0000295 - adenine nucleotide transmembrane transporter activity [Evidence IMP] [PMID 11390660]; GO_function: GO:0000295 - adenine nucleotide transmembrane transporter activity [Evidence IDA] [PMID 11566870]; GO_process: GO:0015867 - ATP transport [Evidence IDA] [PMID 11566870]; GO_process: GO:0006635 - fatty acid beta-oxidation [Evidence IGI,IMP] [PMID 11390660]; GO_process: GO:0006635 - fatty acid beta-oxidation [Evidence IGI,IMP] [PMID 11566870]; GO_process: GO:0006811 - ion transport [Evidence IEA]; GO_process: GO:0007031 - peroxisome organization [Evidence IMP] [PMID 11390660]; GO_process: GO:0015992 - proton transport [Evidence IEA]; GO_process: GO:0006810 - transport [Evidence IEA]); amino-acid sequence: MPEKSVKKRIQPSDIPPLANAFSGAVGGAVANLAVFPLDLVTTRFQVQTKLDTAEKYDGLVDAFIKIYKADGIAGFYDGAVSDTVATTAQAFFYFFAYDALRSKRLSQHARKLGGVAPSTLGVGEELAIGSLAGIFAKFFISPLNNIVARQQTSALVKKELDESNASEKPSNAIKQSHHDSAIEIVKAIYKERGFLGFWSGYKATVLLSINPSLTYYFFQLFTAVLIPKRRRKNPTSVEIFFLAAWAKTIATLITYPIILAKTRIQIVRATKSAGSLFSQILKTLDSEGIQGLYMGARSQILKGFFSQGITMMTKDQIARLIIYVYFVGKKYIV
- the OPI1 gene encoding transcriptional regulator OPI1, with the translated sequence MPSQEDQLAAEVLESLRDSARTSVSPPPPPRASANSNPTSSLLTKVSSHPLVSSAVNIYNSSKSYSPRFKYSAEKIEAVIIPKGDRREKDRDRNKEKEGSISGSSTPNSSHTISTSASSSSLASLMRTSSTSSTTSNPSSGKPKWRRVLVTATSLASLSSESRQRLRYCLRFLKLANAHLASKVNMLQELLDEEAAHAMAQQIASNHVPADRKPPKKYTIAAIKQDIITTVKKVVTVVSNFAGNSLPEPARTHVRNYILRLPAKWALTLSHTPRTPLTPGTPGTPRATMMAASSGSAWATGNATRATGAGFHKRSTSGYEFNGVGSESDTESVNARSGTAESEASPDLKSPGAESTAATSIHLTEEQVAAARAANLAHSDVEIGGRVLSLARESLLMLDQITSIVDETLEKAESWCEKLGRSRRKHVTGENKDVSLEQDGEPSDDEFEEEDSMSRDEGLPGTSAAPTSA